Proteins from one Erpetoichthys calabaricus chromosome 11, fErpCal1.3, whole genome shotgun sequence genomic window:
- the hmmr gene encoding hyaluronan mediated motility receptor encodes MSFPKAPLKRFNENVGCAPPPGTYQVNFLESSTKGPVSFEKSDRFRKKKDAAPGVCSTDNEQMAMGKLQRASSIGTLSTPTKKGEKEQLATKETKQQKALEKEVRVLMQQCGEQDKRIRNLEEELKKTEAKLTAALREKTGLAANIASFERQLFDLQKANELLKTKFSDDSSRKKMNSLLGELLEARNIVDAKDKELGYMQINFEGQLKVLETDLDACKSTLSAVQQRNQSLEQMYQEAKLHNEEIENETDKLHALLHNARCESKVLQEYLDVANAEVQDLRLEQTAKQKEYESRIQMLQTTAEEKETVMVFKQAETDKQLAESENGLKQLKKKLEGLEGHLSTVVCEKEKLERDKADNEKRLSNCLTEIRQLQDSMHKYKGQINDFESMVGDKEKQAEMLKESLEKSKEELSRQSVELQEKSDQLQQTRGKLEVSKGNQEKLEAELKLLTEKLAEAEQQYHQLLDKHNELGNALTEERDLSTSLRQLLEKMQEEFTQERSQLEGELEEVLEELNILETKETETEEKIKTIEEENEQKSKTILELQTQFNGKVAELDRVNDDHGKLIAQLKEQKSNSLRKIGEMETDFERSKLALINEMEVLKGSTSKLQDEIQQLKKLNKEQQEELEATRLSKDKANEEYARMLLDVQTKLAQKESELKKLEGKFVAEIEGLKQVMEDERQQFQKPLQQKDAQRKPDIDEAVLSELQNERDRWRTLYEELHSKVKPFQQQLDAFEAERKALLNENGAAQEEMNKLSEAYAKLLGHQNQKQKIKHVVKLKEENLHLKQEITKLRTELSKEKRLKEPQTQEPRPRRFDPSKAFRHDSKENVRPSNPLKEGNRIVC; translated from the exons GCTGTGCTCCTCCACCTGGAACATATCAAGTAAATTTTCTTGAATCATCCACAAAAGGTCCAGTATCCTTTGAGAAATCGGACAGATTTAGGAAAAAGAAAG atgCTGCTCCTGGTGTATGTTCAACTGATAATGAACAAATGGCAATGGGAAAACTTCAGCGAGCATCATCTATTGGAACACTG tctacACCTACAAAGAAGGGGGAGAAGGAGCAGCTAGCtacaaaagagacaaaacaacaaaaagccTTAGAGAAGGAA GTGCGTGTATTGATGCAACAATGTGGAGAGCAAGATAAAAGGATTCGCAATTTAGAGGAAGAACTAAAGAAGACTGAAGCAAAGTTAACTGCTGCCTTAAGGGAGAAAACTGGTCTTGCTGCAAACATAGCATCTTTTGAAAGGCAACTTTTTGATCTGCAAAAAGCAAATGAACTTTTGAAGACTAAG TTTTCTGATGATTCTtcaagaaagaaaatgaacagtcTTCTTGGAGAATTGCTGGAAGCCAGGAATATAGTTGATGCCAAGGATaaa GAACTTGGATATATGCAAATTAACTTTGAAGGGCAACTGAAAGTTCTAGAGACTGATTTAGATGCATGTAAATCCACACTGTCAGCGGTTCAGCAAAGGAATCAGTCATTGG AACAAATGTACCAGGAGGCCAAATTGCATAATgaagaaattgaaaatgaaacgGACAAACTGCATG CCCTTCTGCATAATGCAAGATGCGAAAGTAAAGTGTTGCAGGAATATTTGGACGTGGCAAATGCGGAAGTTCAG GACCTCCGATTGGAACAGactgcaaaacaaaaagaatatgaaagcaggatcCAGATGTTACAAACTACTGCTGAGGAAAAGGAAACG GTAATGGTGTTCAAACAAGCTGAAACGGATAAGCAACTGGCTGAATCTGAGAACGGTTTAaaacagttaaagaaaaaattagAAGGACTTGAAGGACATTT ATCTACAGTTGTGTGTGAGAAGGAGAAATTGGAAAGAGATAAGGCTGATAATGAGAAAAGGCTATCCAATTGCTTGACCGAGATAAG ACAACTGCAAGACAGTATGCACAAATACAAAGGTCAAATAAATGACTTTGAAAGTATGGTAGGGGACAAAGAAAAGCAAGCAGAAATGCTAAAAGAGAGTCTTGAGAAATCCAAAGAAGAATTGAGTCGTCAGTCTGTAGAGCTGCAAGAGAAGAGTGATCAGCTTCAACAAACGAGAG GAAAGCTAGAAGTGAGCAAAGGAAATCAAGAAAAATTGGAAGCAGAGTTAAAACTACTAACAGAAAAATTGGCAGAAGCTGAGCAACAGTATCATCAGCTTCtagataaacacaatgaacttGGAAATGCTCTCACAGAAGAAAGG GACTTGAGCACCTCCCTTCGTCAACTACTGGAGAAGATGCAGGAAGAGTTTACTCAGGAGAGAAGCCAGCTTGAGGGAGAACTTGAGGAGGTCCTTGAAGAGCTAAATATACTTGAAACTAAAGAGACAGAGACGGAGGAGAAAATAAAAACGATTGAGGAAGAGAATGAACAGAAGAGCAAAACAATTCTTGAGCTACAAACCCAGTTCAATGG aaaagttgCTGAACTGGATAGAGTAAATGATGATCATGGCAAATTAATTGCACAACTAAAAGAACAGAAGAGCAACTCACTAAGAAAAATTGGAGAAATGGAAACCGATTTTGAAAG GAGCAAATTAGCACTAATAAATGAGATGGAGGTACTTAAAGGCTCTACGTCCAAACTGCAAGATGAAATACAGCAGCTCAAAAAACTAAATAAGGAGCAACAAGAGGAACTTGAAGCAACACGTCTGTCTAAAGATAAAGCAAATGAGGAATATGCCag GATGCTGTTGGATGTTCAGACAAAACTAGCCCAGAAAGAAAGTGAACTTAAAAAATTGGAAGGCAAATTTGTGGCCGAAATTGAAGGGTTAAAGCAGGTAATGGAGGATGAACGACAGCAATTCCAGAAACCACTTCAACAAAAAGATGCACAAAG aaaaccagatattgatgAAGCTGTGCTTTCAGAACTCCAAAATGAAAGAGATAGATGGAGAACTCTTTATGAAGAATTGCACAGCAAAGTCaaacctttccag CAACAACTTGATGCATTTGAAGCTGAGAGAAAAGCGTTGCTAAATGAGAATGGGGCTGCACAGGAGGAGATGAATAAACTCAGTGAGGCTTATGCAAAGCTACTAGGACATCAAAATCAAAAGCAGAAAATTAAGCATGTAGTAAAACTTAAAGAGGAAAACCTACATTTAAAGCAG